From one Drosophila subpulchrella strain 33 F10 #4 breed RU33 chromosome 3L, RU_Dsub_v1.1 Primary Assembly, whole genome shotgun sequence genomic stretch:
- the LOC119553571 gene encoding uncharacterized protein LOC119553571 — MAGRLLGILHLGEKILPKSKLLHQSLYLSRGMAKKKDESQGTEKGKKTCGKNQFFGGCFKKSEPYRKENKKEKSKRCRDPCKDGPCRPEK, encoded by the exons ATGGCTGGCCGTCTGCTTGGTATCCTGCATTTGGGCGAGAAAATCCTACCCAAGAGCAAGTTGCTCCATCAATCTTTATATTTATCGAGGGGCATGGCCAAGAAGAAGGATGAAAGCCAGGGGACCGAAAAGGGCAAGAAAACCTGTGGAAAGAACCAGTTCTTTGGCGGCTGCTTTAaga AATCGGAACCATATAGAAAGGAGAACAAGAAGGAGAAAAGCAAACGCTGTCGGGATCCCTGCAAAGATGGACCTTGCCGTCCCGAGAAATAG
- the LOC119553567 gene encoding protein starmaker-like, protein MNLKVFLYGFLISLLSLKCVTSRGQKRKHICIDLVSDSSDSDCVIVPQTAADVILINSSEDTKEDTHKKNNSDNHYGTHRNIRIGRRKRRRTSIVIVSSSSEADDEDLDTKKSNNESWQKTRSSVRHGLHSSEAEKKDESDYPILEDSTMEDVDLDYDMILDDDFFKRIEEDRSTDTCDHTLINTQSPSWKKWFTSVKAVAGAGPDYHIVYDISPKDTEKDTHMDTHNDGENDTQTDTQTQADTSKGDSNCNSSDYDYY, encoded by the exons atgaatttaaaagttttcttaTATGGATTTCTGATTTCTTTGTTATCGCTTAAATGTGTCACTAGTCGTGGCCAAAAGAGAAAGCACATATGTATAGACCTTGTATCAGACTCTTCTGATTCAGACTGCGTCATTGTGCCGCAGACTGCAGCGGATGTAATCCTCATAAATAGTTCCGAAGATACCAAGGAAGATactcacaaaaaaaataatagtgaTAATCACTACGGCACCCACAGGAATATCCGCATCGGTCGCAGGAAAAGAAGGCGTACAAGTATCGTGATTGTTTCAAGCAGTTCTGAAGCTGATGATGAAGATCTTGATACCAAAAAGTCAAACAACGAAAGCTGGCAAAAAACGCGATCAAGTGTAAGACATGGCTTACATAGTTCGGAAGCAGAGAAAAAGGACGAATCAGATTATCCCATTTTGGAAGACAGTACTATGGAGGATGTGGACCTGGATTATGACATGATTCTTGATGATGacttttttaaaagaattgAAGAAGATAGATCCACCGATACTTGTGATCATACCCTCATAAATACGCAAAGCCCAAGCTGGAAAAAATGGTTTACAAGTGTTAAGGCTGTAGCGGGTGCAGGCCCCGATTACCACATCGTTTATGATATATCtcc taaagACACTGAGAAAGATACACACATGGATACCCACAACGATGGCGAGAACGATACCCAGACGGATACTCAGACTCAGGCGGATACCTCCAAAGGCGATAGTAACTGCAATAGCTCTGATTATGATTACTATTAG